Proteins from one Deinococcus actinosclerus genomic window:
- the hemE gene encoding uroporphyrinogen decarboxylase: MTRPSTPVLTPDPTNRDSAFLKTMRGEAAPHTPVWFMRQAGRYMPEYRALRAGRSMLECIRTPELAAEITLQPIKAMPMDAAILFNDILTPLPVMGLDLDFVGGVGPQISNRIETPFDVDRLGVPAAAEVMPYTAESIRLVRQELDPRGVPLIGFVGAPFTLASYAIEGKGSRNYERTKRFMYGEPAAWHRLMDKFETILADYLAEQVKAGAQAVQIFDSWVGALSIYDYVTFVKPATGRLIERTKKLGVPVIYFGTSTHHLLPQMSSLGSDVMGIDWRTPLNDAWKLIQPGQGVQGNLDPLLLQGPWRELKHQTDRILAEVDGRPGHIFNVGHGLLPETPVDMVRRLVDYVHEQTAK, encoded by the coding sequence GTGACCCGACCCAGCACGCCCGTCCTGACCCCTGACCCCACCAACCGCGACTCCGCGTTCCTGAAGACCATGCGCGGCGAGGCCGCCCCGCACACCCCGGTGTGGTTCATGCGGCAGGCCGGGCGTTACATGCCCGAGTACCGCGCGCTGCGCGCCGGGCGCAGCATGCTGGAGTGCATCCGCACGCCGGAGCTGGCCGCCGAGATCACCCTGCAGCCCATCAAGGCCATGCCGATGGACGCCGCGATCCTCTTCAACGACATCCTGACGCCCCTGCCGGTCATGGGCCTGGATCTGGACTTCGTGGGGGGCGTGGGCCCGCAGATCAGCAACCGCATCGAGACGCCCTTCGACGTGGACCGCCTGGGCGTGCCCGCCGCGGCGGAAGTCATGCCGTACACCGCCGAGTCCATCAGGCTCGTGCGCCAGGAACTCGACCCGCGCGGCGTGCCGCTGATCGGTTTCGTGGGCGCGCCGTTCACGCTGGCCAGCTACGCCATCGAGGGCAAGGGCAGCCGCAACTACGAGCGCACCAAGCGCTTCATGTACGGCGAGCCTGCCGCGTGGCACCGCCTGATGGACAAGTTCGAGACGATCCTCGCGGACTACCTGGCCGAGCAGGTCAAGGCGGGCGCGCAGGCCGTGCAGATCTTCGACTCGTGGGTGGGCGCGCTGAGCATCTACGACTACGTGACGTTCGTGAAGCCCGCCACGGGCCGCCTGATCGAACGCACCAAGAAACTGGGCGTGCCCGTCATCTACTTCGGGACCAGCACCCACCACCTCCTGCCCCAGATGTCCTCGCTGGGCAGCGACGTCATGGGCATCGACTGGCGCACGCCCCTGAACGACGCCTGGAAGCTCATCCAGCCCGGCCAGGGCGTGCAGGGGAACCTCGACCCGCTGCTGCTCCAGGGCCCCTGGCGTGAACTGAAGCACCAGACCGACCGCATCCTGGCCGAGGTGGACGGCCGCCCCGGGCACATCTTCAACGTGGGGCACGGCCTGCTGCCCGAGACGCCCGTGGATATGGTCCGCCGCCTCGTGGACTACGTGCACGAGCAGACCGCGAAGTAA
- a CDS encoding cyclic-di-AMP receptor yields the protein MKLVLAVIQDADATALIRVLSQNAFEVTKLASTGGFLREGNTTLMIGVADERLDELKRHVQRTCRTRTRLVAPSVPMGEQNEGLVNDPVEVPVGGAVMFVMGVQEFVKV from the coding sequence ATGAAACTCGTGCTGGCTGTGATTCAGGATGCGGACGCGACCGCGCTGATCCGCGTGTTGTCCCAGAACGCCTTCGAAGTCACGAAACTCGCCAGTACCGGCGGCTTCCTGCGCGAGGGCAACACCACACTGATGATCGGCGTGGCGGACGAACGCCTCGACGAACTCAAGAGGCACGTGCAGCGCACCTGCCGCACCCGCACGCGCCTCGTCGCGCCCAGCGTCCCGATGGGCGAGCAGAACGAGGGACTCGTGAACGACCCGGTCGAGGTCCCCGTGGGCGGCGCGGTGATGTTCGTGATGGGCGTGCAGGAATTCGTGAAGGTCTGA
- a CDS encoding DNA translocase FtsK, translating into MAKARSRGAAPVSRFDGEALGLVLFALGIFLGVTVFMEPAQPGSESFMGQARALLVGWLGWAAMLLPVVPVAYGTLVFLNRDVGNLTRRVLGGVLVVLSLLALHEVAQPGQAGQLAGLAMHPLVNTLSYAAALLPLLTLTLGVEVMLRLAPLSLLKGFFRSLSVLLGGGAAQVQGVIESRQEGRDAARARVGARQGLANLQREVEGLRRLYPQAPELSGLHDELRAAGRDVRSLDEAGLKNLDRELVAWREVARTFVGHAARDLRAAVTTEAPEAGAQVEAVANELRAGRHDLSAELPSTMASAALERLRRALMLEVQRLAQRAGRLERDRKAAEKALGKPDAGMLTRELPAHAGRAREWAELAEEFTAWRARAAAYVGWPDLAAAFDRAPTELAESLAEALGADPDAVLADPGGWRAQLARAQEDARRRAEALAAQPVPEAAPALPTLDFDFGAPLTGAAPAVATAPLWTPPARATAVAVAPAPAHMGPAHDLSPAPVSAPLAAPAAPDWDATPLPPAAAELPLVESVPTPIAPTPAATLPPTPQRAAPAYTPEVRPDPVVPGMEDAPDGMDPFSGWDDDDLPFGPAPTIPAAPPSAPVRATTAAPWESPQPERRAPTPAPAAPLPLFTGEANPRPVQGALPLARPDETLLDPIPGAALNTEALDISARQRAGLIDETLRHFNLQARVVDYARGPTVTRYEIEPAPGEKISRIAGLSNDLARALAVGGVRIEAPVPGKSVIGLEVPNAEREPITFHQAAAAPSFKGSRAKLPIILGKSIDGEMMVGDLAKMPHLLVAGSTGSGKSVCVNTLITSLLFKYLPTELRFLMIDPKMVELTPYDGIPHLVRAVVTNPVDAAGVLLGAVAHMERRYKMMSQVGAKNLEQFNAKMRQVGEPELPHLVIIIDELADLMITSPKEVESAIMRLAQMARATGMHLVLATQRPSVDILTSLIKVNVPARIAFAVSSSHDSRTILDALGAERLTGMGDMLFYQPGLVKPIRLQGPYISEVESARIADELRRQVFEDAFVEAYGTDFEGGVEASGPSGDKSNMDFSDPLLRQAAQIAIEEGQGSVSRLQRRLSVGHARAGKLMDMLEAMGIVSKHQGSKPREVLVTEADLPEYFGR; encoded by the coding sequence ATGGCGAAGGCGCGTTCGAGGGGTGCAGCTCCGGTCAGCCGGTTCGACGGAGAGGCCCTGGGCCTGGTGCTGTTCGCGCTCGGGATCTTCCTGGGCGTGACGGTGTTCATGGAGCCGGCGCAGCCCGGGTCGGAGTCGTTCATGGGGCAGGCGCGGGCGCTGCTGGTGGGCTGGCTGGGCTGGGCGGCGATGCTGCTGCCGGTGGTGCCGGTGGCGTACGGGACGCTGGTGTTTCTGAACCGCGACGTGGGCAACCTGACGCGGCGCGTGCTGGGCGGTGTCCTGGTCGTGCTGTCCCTGCTGGCCCTGCACGAGGTGGCGCAGCCGGGGCAGGCGGGGCAGCTGGCCGGACTGGCGATGCACCCGCTGGTGAACACACTGAGTTACGCGGCGGCGCTGCTGCCGCTGCTCACGCTGACGCTGGGCGTCGAGGTGATGCTGCGCCTCGCGCCACTGTCGCTCCTCAAGGGCTTCTTCCGGTCGCTGAGCGTGCTGCTGGGCGGCGGCGCGGCGCAGGTGCAGGGCGTGATCGAGTCGCGCCAGGAGGGCCGCGACGCCGCGCGCGCGCGGGTGGGGGCGCGGCAGGGGCTGGCGAACCTGCAACGCGAGGTCGAGGGCCTGCGCCGCCTCTACCCGCAGGCGCCGGAGCTGTCCGGCCTGCACGACGAGCTGCGCGCGGCGGGCCGGGACGTGCGCTCGCTGGACGAGGCGGGTCTGAAGAACCTGGACAGGGAGCTGGTCGCGTGGCGCGAGGTGGCGCGCACCTTCGTGGGGCACGCCGCGCGGGACCTGCGGGCCGCCGTGACCACGGAGGCCCCCGAGGCGGGCGCGCAGGTCGAGGCAGTGGCGAACGAGCTGCGCGCCGGGCGGCACGACCTGAGCGCCGAGCTGCCGAGCACCATGGCGAGCGCGGCGCTGGAGCGGCTGCGCCGGGCGCTGATGCTGGAGGTGCAGCGTCTGGCGCAGCGCGCTGGGCGGCTGGAACGCGACCGCAAGGCCGCCGAGAAGGCGCTGGGGAAACCGGACGCGGGCATGCTGACGCGCGAACTGCCCGCGCATGCGGGCCGCGCCCGCGAGTGGGCGGAACTGGCCGAGGAATTCACGGCGTGGCGGGCCCGCGCGGCGGCGTACGTGGGCTGGCCGGACCTGGCCGCCGCCTTCGACCGGGCGCCCACCGAGCTGGCCGAATCGCTCGCGGAGGCGCTGGGCGCCGATCCGGACGCGGTCCTGGCCGATCCCGGCGGCTGGCGGGCGCAACTGGCCCGCGCGCAGGAGGACGCCCGCCGCCGCGCCGAGGCGCTGGCCGCGCAGCCCGTCCCGGAGGCGGCCCCCGCGCTGCCCACCCTGGATTTCGATTTCGGCGCGCCGCTGACCGGTGCCGCCCCGGCCGTGGCGACGGCGCCCCTCTGGACGCCGCCCGCGCGGGCGACCGCGGTGGCGGTCGCCCCGGCCCCGGCGCATATGGGGCCGGCCCACGACCTCTCCCCCGCCCCTGTTTCTGCCCCGCTGGCTGCCCCGGCGGCGCCCGACTGGGACGCGACGCCGCTCCCCCCGGCCGCGGCTGAGCTCCCTCTGGTGGAGTCCGTGCCCACCCCGATAGCGCCCACCCCGGCCGCGACGCTGCCGCCCACGCCGCAGCGTGCCGCGCCGGCCTACACGCCAGAGGTGCGGCCCGATCCAGTCGTGCCGGGCATGGAGGACGCGCCAGACGGCATGGATCCCTTCAGCGGCTGGGATGACGACGACCTGCCGTTTGGCCCGGCGCCCACGATCCCGGCCGCCCCGCCATCCGCCCCTGTCCGGGCGACCACGGCGGCCCCCTGGGAGAGCCCGCAGCCGGAACGCCGCGCCCCCACCCCCGCGCCGGCGGCCCCGCTGCCGCTGTTCACGGGCGAGGCGAATCCGCGCCCGGTGCAGGGCGCGCTGCCGCTGGCCCGTCCGGACGAGACGCTGCTCGATCCGATTCCGGGAGCGGCGCTGAACACCGAGGCGCTGGACATCTCGGCGCGGCAGCGGGCCGGCCTGATCGACGAGACGCTGCGGCACTTCAACCTGCAGGCGCGCGTGGTGGATTACGCGCGCGGCCCGACCGTCACCCGCTACGAGATCGAGCCCGCGCCCGGCGAGAAGATCAGCCGCATCGCGGGCCTGTCGAACGATCTGGCGCGGGCCCTGGCAGTGGGTGGCGTGCGCATCGAGGCGCCGGTGCCGGGCAAGAGCGTGATCGGCCTGGAAGTCCCCAACGCGGAGCGCGAGCCGATCACGTTCCATCAGGCAGCGGCCGCGCCGAGTTTCAAGGGGTCGCGGGCAAAACTGCCGATCATCCTGGGCAAGAGCATTGACGGCGAGATGATGGTCGGGGACCTCGCGAAGATGCCGCACCTGCTCGTGGCGGGCAGTACGGGCAGCGGGAAGTCGGTGTGCGTGAACACGCTGATCACCAGCCTGCTGTTCAAGTACCTGCCGACCGAGCTGCGCTTCCTGATGATCGATCCGAAGATGGTGGAACTCACGCCGTACGACGGGATTCCGCATCTGGTGCGGGCGGTCGTGACCAACCCGGTGGACGCGGCGGGCGTGCTGCTGGGCGCCGTGGCGCACATGGAGCGGCGCTACAAGATGATGTCGCAGGTGGGCGCGAAGAACCTTGAGCAGTTCAACGCGAAGATGCGTCAGGTCGGCGAGCCGGAGCTGCCGCATCTGGTCATCATCATCGACGAGCTGGCCGACCTGATGATCACCAGCCCGAAAGAAGTCGAGTCGGCAATCATGCGGCTGGCGCAGATGGCCCGCGCGACCGGGATGCACCTGGTGCTGGCGACGCAGCGGCCCAGCGTGGATATCCTGACCAGCCTGATCAAGGTGAACGTGCCGGCCCGCATCGCGTTCGCGGTGAGCAGCAGCCACGACAGCCGCACGATCCTGGACGCGCTGGGCGCCGAGCGCCTGACCGGCATGGGCGACATGCTGTTCTATCAGCCGGGCCTCGTGAAACCGATCCGCTTGCAGGGGCCGTACATCAGCGAGGTGGAGTCCGCCCGCATCGCCGACGAGCTGCGCCGTCAGGTGTTCGAGGACGCGTTCGTGGAGGCCTACGGCACGGACTTCGAGGGTGGCGTGGAGGCCAGCGGGCCCAGCGGCGACAAGTCGAACATGGACTTCAGCGACCCGCTGCTGCGGCAGGCGGCTCAGATCGCCATCGAGGAGGGACAGGGGAGCGTGTCGCGGTTGCAGCGGCGCCTGTCGGTCGGGCATGCGCGCGCCGGGAAGCTCATGGACATGCTCGAGGCGATGGGGATCGTCAGCAAGCATCAGGGCAGCAAGCCGCGCGAGGTGCTGGTCACCGAGGCCGATCTGCCGGAGTATTTCGGCCGCTGA
- the hemH gene encoding ferrochelatase, which translates to MTDSTHQGAPLGVLFMAYGGPESLEDMPGYLADIRAGRVTTQAVLDEITNNYRQIGGKSPLPEFTRAQVEATMQELQARVQRPLKAYIGMRHWNPWIEDAVREMLDDGITQAVAIVLAPHYSSMSVAKYQKKIKAGLSMNHGHIDFEFVNEYHTESGYVTALANRVREGIEAFPEGERDDVHVILSAHSLPVRILREGDPYADQLHESARLIAAAAGLRDDQWSWSYQSAGRSPEPWLGPQLDEHMHDLSGKGIRKVVSVPVGFVSDHVEILFDIDIAAQETAAELGMTLVRPPALNTDPLFIGTLASVLERKVAALS; encoded by the coding sequence ATGACCGATTCCACCCACCAAGGAGCGCCGCTGGGCGTGCTGTTCATGGCCTACGGCGGCCCCGAGAGCCTGGAGGACATGCCCGGGTACCTCGCGGACATCCGCGCCGGGCGCGTGACGACGCAGGCCGTGCTGGACGAGATCACCAACAACTACCGCCAGATCGGCGGGAAGAGCCCCCTGCCGGAATTCACCCGCGCGCAGGTCGAGGCGACCATGCAGGAACTCCAGGCGCGCGTGCAGCGTCCCCTGAAGGCGTACATCGGCATGCGCCACTGGAACCCGTGGATCGAGGACGCCGTGCGCGAGATGCTCGACGACGGCATCACGCAGGCGGTGGCGATCGTGCTGGCCCCTCACTACTCGAGCATGAGCGTCGCGAAGTACCAGAAGAAGATCAAGGCGGGCCTGAGCATGAACCACGGCCACATCGACTTCGAGTTCGTGAACGAGTACCACACGGAAAGCGGGTACGTGACGGCCCTGGCCAACCGCGTCCGCGAGGGCATCGAGGCGTTCCCGGAGGGCGAGCGGGACGACGTGCACGTGATCCTCAGCGCGCACAGCCTGCCGGTGCGGATCCTGCGTGAAGGTGACCCGTACGCCGACCAGCTGCACGAATCCGCGCGCCTGATCGCCGCCGCCGCCGGACTGCGCGACGACCAGTGGTCCTGGAGCTACCAGTCCGCCGGGCGCAGCCCCGAGCCGTGGCTGGGGCCGCAACTCGACGAGCACATGCACGACCTGTCGGGCAAGGGCATCAGGAAGGTGGTCAGCGTGCCGGTGGGCTTCGTGTCCGACCACGTGGAGATCCTGTTCGACATCGACATCGCCGCGCAGGAAACGGCCGCCGAACTGGGCATGACGCTGGTGCGCCCCCCGGCCCTGAACACGGACCCGCTGTTCATCGGGACGCTCGCCAGCGTGCTGGAACGCAAGGTGGCCGCGCTGTCATGA
- a CDS encoding ABC transporter permease produces the protein MPAERRGLRPATLWQIATRDLLTTLRDRRTLTATILMPLILIPLLSLGLPLLMGNLIGGQQQARQQLGVAGTLPESLRRALSSDETLPDGTVTRAGVDLVPVSDPLTAVRSGAVDAALQAAGPLPRQAGDGTGTLKLYAKLGNLRAQTGAYSKVQDVVQGYNRQLTTARLETLGLSADTLEPVRLQPVDASSAQEQRSGQLAFLIPLLMMQFILSGAMATALDGTAGEKERGTLESLLVAPVRRVEVVAGKLLATTITALTSAAFSVGGFLLSGLVMRAYLARQPEATGALTQGLGGQLSLTPAALLTLLAVAATTALLVSAALIALGIYARSFKEAQTYVAPLSLLIVIPAVMLQFADFLTLGGAVYAAPLIGGMVTILDTVRGSVDAGHAALSIAGNLLGALLLGALALRSFGREEVIFRN, from the coding sequence ATGCCCGCTGAGCGCCGCGGCCTGCGGCCCGCGACGCTCTGGCAGATCGCCACGCGCGACCTGCTGACCACCCTGCGTGACCGCCGCACCCTGACCGCCACGATCCTGATGCCCCTGATCCTCATTCCGCTGCTGTCCCTGGGGCTGCCGCTGCTGATGGGCAACCTGATCGGCGGGCAGCAGCAGGCCCGGCAGCAGCTGGGCGTGGCGGGCACCCTCCCCGAGAGCCTGCGCCGCGCCCTGAGCAGTGACGAGACCCTCCCGGACGGCACCGTGACCCGCGCGGGCGTGGACCTCGTGCCGGTGAGCGACCCGCTGACCGCCGTGCGCAGCGGCGCCGTCGACGCCGCCCTTCAGGCCGCCGGGCCGCTGCCCCGCCAGGCCGGCGACGGCACCGGCACCCTGAAGCTGTACGCCAAGCTGGGGAACCTGCGCGCCCAGACCGGCGCCTACAGCAAGGTGCAGGACGTCGTGCAGGGCTACAACCGCCAGCTGACCACCGCGCGCCTGGAGACGCTCGGCCTGAGCGCCGACACCCTCGAACCCGTGCGGCTCCAGCCCGTGGACGCCAGCAGCGCGCAGGAGCAGCGCAGCGGTCAGCTGGCCTTCCTGATCCCGCTGCTGATGATGCAGTTCATCCTCTCCGGCGCCATGGCCACCGCCCTGGACGGCACCGCCGGCGAGAAGGAACGCGGCACCCTGGAAAGCCTGCTGGTCGCCCCGGTGCGCCGCGTCGAGGTCGTGGCGGGCAAGCTGCTGGCGACCACCATCACGGCCCTGACCAGCGCCGCGTTCAGCGTGGGCGGCTTTCTCCTGAGCGGGCTGGTCATGCGCGCCTACCTCGCCCGGCAGCCGGAGGCCACCGGGGCGCTGACCCAGGGGCTGGGCGGCCAGCTGAGCCTGACCCCCGCCGCACTGCTGACGCTGCTGGCCGTGGCGGCCACGACCGCCCTGCTGGTCAGTGCCGCCCTGATCGCCCTGGGCATCTACGCCCGCTCGTTCAAGGAGGCGCAGACCTACGTCGCGCCGCTGAGCCTCCTGATCGTGATCCCGGCCGTGATGCTCCAGTTCGCGGACTTCCTGACGCTGGGCGGCGCCGTGTACGCCGCGCCGCTGATCGGGGGCATGGTCACCATCCTGGACACGGTGCGCGGCAGTGTCGACGCCGGGCACGCGGCCCTCTCGATTGCGGGCAACCTGCTGGGCGCGCTGCTGCTGGGCGCGCTGGCCCTGCGGTCCTTCGGGCGCGAGGAGGTCATCTTCCGCAACTGA
- a CDS encoding metallophosphoesterase family protein, with protein MRIAVLADIHGNADALEAVLRDAQAQGAGRLIVNGDVVNRGPDSVQVMQTLLDRDDVTFTLGNHDDLLRLWQARSDALPADWYADPFWGATAWSTEQLDRAGLLHVPASWPMTVDLDEPGLPRVQIAHGTRDHYRESLSDRTDPARLDGLVAAPDGGQYGVIVGSHIHRPVQHAHRGTLILNTGAVGSPATGDPRAQYLLLDARADGWHATLRAVPYDRTGVLGRFQSSGLLRTGLSAQIFRDEIVTARSLYTPYWAWTEEARQPRTPATWAAFLRSHPEAQTA; from the coding sequence ATGAGGATTGCTGTCCTGGCCGACATTCACGGGAACGCCGACGCCCTGGAGGCCGTGCTGCGCGACGCGCAGGCCCAGGGGGCCGGGCGGCTGATCGTGAACGGCGACGTCGTGAACCGCGGGCCGGACTCCGTACAGGTCATGCAGACGCTGCTGGACCGGGACGACGTGACCTTCACGCTGGGCAACCACGACGACCTGCTGCGCCTGTGGCAGGCCCGCAGCGACGCCCTGCCCGCCGACTGGTACGCCGACCCCTTCTGGGGCGCGACGGCCTGGAGCACCGAGCAGCTCGACCGCGCGGGGCTGCTGCACGTGCCCGCCAGCTGGCCCATGACGGTCGACCTGGACGAACCGGGCCTGCCGCGCGTGCAGATCGCGCACGGCACCCGCGACCACTACCGCGAGAGCCTCAGTGACCGCACCGACCCGGCGCGGCTGGACGGGCTGGTGGCTGCCCCGGACGGCGGGCAGTACGGCGTGATCGTCGGGTCGCACATCCACCGGCCCGTGCAGCACGCCCACCGCGGCACCCTGATCCTGAACACCGGCGCGGTCGGCTCCCCGGCCACTGGCGACCCGCGCGCCCAGTACCTCCTGCTGGACGCCCGCGCCGACGGGTGGCACGCCACGCTGCGCGCCGTTCCCTACGACCGGACGGGCGTGCTGGGCCGCTTCCAGTCCAGTGGACTGCTGCGCACCGGGCTGAGCGCCCAGATCTTCCGGGACGAGATCGTCACCGCGCGTAGCCTCTACACGCCGTACTGGGCCTGGACGGAAGAGGCCCGCCAGCCGCGCACCCCGGCCACCTGGGCCGCCTTCCTGCGGAGCCACCCGGAGGCGCAGACCGCCTGA
- a CDS encoding ATP-binding cassette domain-containing protein, producing MLDIQNVTKTYGRYQALTGITLQARGGEVFGLLGPNGAGKTTLLRILATLLRPTAGTATLGGHDILRDPEGVRRSVGVVNGGMGLPARLTGREVLRSFATLYGLSRPQADARIAELDDRLELGRTLDVRAGEYSTGMKQKVVIARAVIHDPPVLILDEAASGLDIFARRTLLDFVHATRAPGRLTVYSTHVMSEVEEVCDRVAILHEGHLLNVSTIPEVLARTGASSLERAFFRLVRPEAPHAR from the coding sequence ATGCTCGATATTCAGAACGTCACCAAGACCTACGGGCGCTACCAGGCGCTCACGGGCATCACGCTGCAGGCGCGAGGCGGCGAGGTGTTCGGCCTGCTGGGCCCCAACGGCGCGGGCAAGACCACCCTGCTGCGCATTCTCGCCACCCTGCTGCGCCCCACCGCCGGCACCGCCACCCTGGGCGGGCACGACATCCTGCGCGACCCGGAAGGCGTGCGCCGCTCGGTGGGCGTCGTCAATGGCGGCATGGGCCTGCCCGCGCGCCTCACGGGCCGCGAGGTGCTGCGCTCCTTCGCCACCCTCTACGGCCTGAGCCGCCCGCAGGCGGACGCCCGCATCGCGGAACTTGACGACCGGCTGGAACTCGGCCGCACCCTGGACGTCCGGGCCGGGGAGTACTCCACCGGCATGAAACAGAAGGTCGTGATCGCGCGCGCCGTCATCCACGACCCGCCCGTCCTGATCCTGGACGAGGCCGCCAGCGGCCTGGACATCTTCGCGCGTCGCACTCTGCTCGACTTCGTACACGCCACCCGCGCCCCGGGCCGCCTGACCGTGTACTCCACCCACGTCATGAGCGAGGTCGAGGAGGTCTGCGACCGGGTCGCCATCCTGCACGAGGGGCACCTGCTGAATGTCAGTACCATTCCCGAGGTGCTGGCCCGCACCGGCGCCAGCAGCCTGGAACGCGCCTTTTTCCGACTCGTCCGCCCGGAGGCCCCGCATGCCCGCTGA
- a CDS encoding fasciclin domain-containing protein: protein MKKHTGLLTLSLMLATPALAGGAGAPMAPMPAAACKSIAQIVMTDPNFSTLATAVEAAGLGQTLMGGQYTVFAPTNAAFAKLPSDTLAAALNDPAMLRSILLYHVVPGKVTAKQVMTMSSAKTAQGGSVLINVMGGKVMVDNATVTKADVMACNGVVHVVDTVLMPAMAAATPAPVTVTTPAPAPAPMPAPVATAPAATDIMSIPAMPVGMTTTTTTTTTTTTDTAATTTTAATETAVSSDTVYDQLVSDERFSTLRDLLSDAGLTDLLINNEFTIFAPTNDAFAAVDPETLAVIASDPDTLKAVLTYHVVQGKVTGEQVAAATQLRSEQGASLNFKLDGSTQMVNEAMVDGTPVEASNGYIYAINQVLLPPDLVLPTPAADAATTDTATTDAAATTATGTTATVTVVTLPAAQAGTNITEVLAQPQFSTLLSLVQKAGLVDALMAGDVTIFAPTNDAFAKVPQATLDMLMADNDKLKQVLLFHVVTGRVVDDGLNVAQLRSMEGSSIDLMADGSSYKVGVRSGDVITGGVVASRSDAGNSVIYPIDSVLIPPTLK, encoded by the coding sequence ATGAAGAAGCACACTGGTCTGCTCACCCTGAGCCTGATGCTCGCCACCCCCGCACTCGCTGGTGGGGCCGGCGCGCCCATGGCCCCCATGCCCGCCGCCGCCTGCAAGAGCATTGCGCAGATCGTCATGACCGACCCCAACTTCAGCACCCTGGCGACGGCCGTGGAAGCGGCCGGGCTCGGCCAGACGCTGATGGGCGGGCAGTACACGGTGTTCGCGCCCACGAACGCCGCCTTCGCCAAGCTGCCCAGCGACACGCTGGCCGCCGCGCTGAACGACCCCGCCATGCTGCGCTCCATCCTCCTGTACCACGTCGTGCCCGGGAAGGTCACGGCCAAGCAGGTCATGACCATGTCCTCCGCCAAGACGGCCCAGGGCGGCAGCGTCCTGATCAACGTGATGGGCGGCAAGGTCATGGTGGACAACGCCACGGTCACGAAGGCCGACGTGATGGCCTGTAACGGCGTCGTGCACGTCGTGGATACCGTCCTGATGCCCGCCATGGCGGCTGCTACCCCCGCGCCCGTGACGGTCACCACACCCGCGCCGGCCCCGGCGCCCATGCCCGCTCCCGTCGCCACCGCGCCGGCCGCGACCGACATCATGTCGATTCCCGCCATGCCCGTGGGCATGACGACCACGACCACCACCACGACGACCACGACCACGGACACCGCCGCAACCACGACGACCGCCGCGACCGAGACGGCCGTCAGCAGCGATACGGTGTACGACCAGCTGGTGAGCGACGAGCGCTTCAGCACGCTGCGCGACCTGCTCAGCGACGCCGGTCTGACCGACCTGCTCATCAACAACGAGTTCACGATCTTCGCGCCCACCAACGACGCCTTCGCGGCCGTGGATCCCGAGACGCTCGCGGTGATCGCCAGCGATCCCGACACCCTCAAGGCTGTCCTGACCTACCACGTGGTGCAGGGCAAGGTCACCGGCGAGCAGGTGGCCGCCGCCACCCAGCTGCGCAGCGAGCAGGGCGCCAGCCTGAACTTCAAGCTGGACGGCTCGACCCAGATGGTCAACGAGGCCATGGTGGACGGCACGCCAGTGGAAGCCAGCAACGGCTACATCTACGCGATCAATCAGGTGCTCCTGCCCCCCGATCTGGTGCTGCCCACGCCCGCGGCCGACGCGGCTACCACGGACACGGCGACGACGGACGCCGCCGCGACGACCGCGACCGGCACCACCGCCACGGTGACCGTCGTGACGCTCCCCGCCGCGCAGGCCGGGACGAACATCACCGAAGTGCTGGCGCAGCCCCAGTTCAGCACCCTGCTGAGCCTGGTGCAGAAGGCCGGTCTGGTCGACGCCCTGATGGCCGGTGACGTGACCATCTTCGCCCCCACCAACGACGCCTTCGCCAAGGTGCCCCAGGCGACCCTTGACATGCTGATGGCCGACAACGACAAGCTCAAGCAGGTCCTGCTGTTCCACGTGGTCACGGGTCGCGTGGTCGATGACGGCCTGAACGTGGCGCAGCTGCGCTCCATGGAGGGCAGCAGCATCGACCTGATGGCCGACGGCAGCAGCTACAAGGTGGGCGTGCGCAGCGGCGACGTCATCACCGGCGGCGTGGTCGCCAGCCGCTCCGATGCGGGCAACAGCGTGATCTACCCGATCGACAGCGTGCTCATTCCCCCCACCCTGAAGTAA